Proteins from a genomic interval of Equus quagga isolate Etosha38 chromosome 13, UCLA_HA_Equagga_1.0, whole genome shotgun sequence:
- the LOC124249978 gene encoding olfactory receptor 10G7-like has product MSNLTGVSVFLLRGFSAVPELQLLSTATFLLIYLAAILGNLSIMAAVTLDPRLHTPMYFLLKHLSLVDICSTSTTLPQVLVATMVGSGEISLPACASQLFAFVCLGSTECFLITSMAYDRCLAIYRPLMYGAAMSPRTCASLVVVAWGSGILFSAFHTANTFSLPFCGPNVIDHFFCDIPPLMRLACANADAHEAVGFAASGCIIMSCFALTVLSYIRILATVVRIRSSASRWKAFSTCSSHLATVLLFYGSGSSAYMQPTAHYSPLQGRVAAVFYSILTPTLNPLIYSVRNKDMKGALRKLYLQVPS; this is encoded by the coding sequence ATGAGCAATCTCACGGGTGTGTCCGTCTTCCTTCTCCGGGGCTTCTCAGCTGTCCCTGAGTTACAGCTGCTCAGCACTGCCACCTTCCTTCTCATTTACCTGGCTGCGATTCTGGGGAACCTCTCCATCATGGCTGCCGTGACACTCGACCCCCGCCtgcacacacccatgtacttccTCCTCAAACACCTCTCCCTGGTGGATATCTGCTCCACGTCCACCACCCTGCCCCAGGTCCTGGTGGCCACCATGGTAGGCTCTGGGGAGATTTCCCTCCCGGCATGCGCCTCACAACTCTTTGCCTTTGTCTGCCTTGGGTCCACAGAGTGTTTTCTCATCACCTCCATGGCTTATGATCGTTGTCTGGCCATCTACAGGCCCCTAATGTATGGGGCAGCCATGAGCCCCCGGACCTGCGCCTCCCTGGTGGTGGTGGCCTGGGGCAGCGGGATCCTCTTTTCCGCCTTCCACACAGCCAACACCTTCTCCCTgcccttctgtggccccaatgtGATAgaccacttcttctgtgacatcCCCCCACTCATGCGCCTAGCCTGTGCCAATGCAGATGCCCATGAGGCTGTCGGATTTGCAGCCAGCGGCTGCATCATCATGAGCTGCTTTGCCCTCACCGTCCTGTCCTACATCCGCATCTTGGCCACAGTGGTTCGGATCCGCTCCTCAGCCAGCCGCTGGAAGGCCTTCTCCACATGCTCTTCCCACCTGGCCACTGTGCTCCTGTTTTATGGCAGTGGCAGCTCTGCCTACATGCAGCCCACCGCCCACTACTCCCCACTGCAAGGGCGTGTGGCTGCTGTCTTCTACTCCATCCTCACACCCACCCTGAATCCGCTTATCTACAGCGTGAGGAACAAGGACATGAAGGGTGCCCTGAGGAAGCTCTATCTTCAGGTGCCATCGTAG